A genomic window from Vigna radiata var. radiata cultivar VC1973A chromosome 2, Vradiata_ver6, whole genome shotgun sequence includes:
- the LOC106779491 gene encoding zinc finger CCCH domain-containing protein 16, with product MRDICRNFQRGSCQYGERCRYLHVNNQQRKPNVQGFGGQNGSHQQKSTNPFGFGSGSGSGFGSQQQQKSNPFGFGTQNSSQLNGGPRSEYKPNQYKPFENKWNRQSSKPQNGGKSDNNPQPVDHKCTDPENCKRQIAEDFEKEKPIWILTCYSHCKGAPCDIVGDISFEELRASAYEDAKRGMSLQSIIEKERSILKSKMLEFEKLLSEPYQKPINSSLDGQRPQSMGANTNPSGTSQSNGPLSVSSFSQLGTSMNMGFGRPSTPPTNTLAQPSFFGIGGNLNSSGSFGVQSNPHSTPVDLTIFPGSTQQTPATFNNSGFQTTSDVLLSNKLQPENVTGDVSIWLKEKWNLGEIPEEAPPDSFVR from the exons ATGAGAGATATTTGTCGAAACTTCCAGCGAGGCAG CTGCCAATATGGAGAAAGGTGCAGATATTTACATGTCAACAACCAACAGAGAAAACCTAACGTTCAAGGGTTTGGAGGACAAAACGGTTCTCACCAACAGAAAAGTACAAATCCCTTTGGATTTGGGTCTGGTTCTGGCTCTGGCTTTGGGTCACAACAACAACAGAAGTCTAATCCTTTTGGTTTTGGCACGCAGAACAGTTCCCAGTTAAATGGGGGGCCTCGTTCTGAGTATAAACCGAACCAATACAAG CCTTTTGAAAACAAATGGAATCGACAGTCGTCCAAACCCCAGAATGGTGGGAAATCTGACAACAATCCCCAACCAGTAGATCATAA ATGCACAGATCCTGAGAACTGCAAGCGCCAGATTGCAGAAGATTTCGAGAAAGAGAAACCAATTTGGATACTTACATGCTACAGTCATTGCAAAGG TGCTCCTTGTGACATTGTTGGTGATATTAGCTTTGAAGAATTGCGGGCATCAGCTTATGAGGATGCTAAGCGTGGGATGAGCTTGCAATCAATA ATTGAGAAAGAGAGAAGTATACTGAAATCCAAGATGCTTGAGTTTGAGAAACTACTTTCTGAACCTTACCAAAAACCAATAAATTCTTCTCTTGACGGTCAAAGACCCCAATCCATGGGAGCCAATACAAATCCGTCAGGAACATCTCAAAGTAATGGTCCTTTGTCAGTCTCAAGCTTTAGCCAACTGGGTACTTCAATGAACATGGGTTTTGGAAG GCCATCTACACCACCAACAAACACTCTGGCACAGCCTAGTTTCTTTGGAATTGGAG GAAACCTAAACAGCAGTGGCTCCTTCGGTGTTCAAAGCAACCCCCATTCTACACCAGTGGATTTGACAATATTTCCGGGTTCAACTCAGCAAACACCAGCCACATTCAATAACTCCGGTTTTCAAACAACATCAGATGTCCTGTTGTC AAATAAGTTACAACCGGAAAACGTGACAGGAGATGTCAGTATTTGGTTAAAAGAGAAATGGAATCTAGGAGAG ATTCCAGAAGAAGCTCCTCCTGATTCATTCGTACGGTAG
- the LOC106779387 gene encoding uncharacterized protein LOC106779387 isoform X1 gives MSLSLLPVYSSPHLSSSLFFPTPHLSLLCLPKFSNAPTPQFILCCRRNASFSARCGPGVPDGAQYDSGVEEDERPMKASCDDEEEEEGQETLSSLVLPERWDVLGLGQAMVDFSGMVDDNFLKNLGLEKGTRKVVNHEERGRVLQAMDGCSYKAAAGGSLSNTLVALARLGSRSLKVPAVSVAMTGSVGSDLLGGFYREKLRRANVQFLSEPIKDGTTGTVIVLTTPDAQRTMLAYQGTSSTVNYDASLASAVSKTNILIVEGYLFELPDTIKTITKACENARRNGALVAITASDVSCIERHFDDFWEIIGNSVDLVFANGDEARALCNFEAKESAASAARYLSHFVPLVSVTDGPRGSYIGVKGEAVYIPPSPCVPVDTCGAGDAYASGILYGLLRGISDLRGIGTLAANVASTVVGQQGTRLRISDAVKLAESFEFQLDSSSVGTDHISSV, from the exons ATGTCTCTCTCTTTGCTTCCTGTCTACTCTTCACCTCATCTCTCCTcctctcttttctttcctaCACCACACCTTTCTCTCCTTTGTCTCCCAAAATTCTCAAATGCCCCAACTCCCCAATTTATTCTATGCTGCCGAAGGAACGCTTCATTTTCCGCCCGATGTGGGCCTGGAGTCCCCGATGGTGCTCAATATGACAGTGGTGTTGAAGAAGACGAGCGACCCATGAAGGCTAGCTGCgatgacgaagaagaagaagaaggccAAGAGACTCTTAGCTCCTTAGTTTTGCCCGAAAGATGGGATGTCTTGGGTCTCGGTCAAGCCATG GTGGACTTCTCTGGCATGGTCGATGATAATTTTCTGAAGAATTTGGGGTTGGAGAAGGGAACACGGAAAGTGGTAAATCATGAGGAAAGAGGTAGAGTTTTACAGGCTATGGATGGGTGTAGCTATAAAGCTGCGGCAGGTGGATCTCTCTCTAATACCTTAGTTGCCCTTGCAAGGCTTGGAAGTCGCTCCCTCAAAGTTCCTGCTGTAAGTGTGGCAATGACCGGTAGTGTAGGGAGTGATCTGTTGGGGGGTTTCTACAG GGAAAAATTGCGCCGAGCAAATGTGCAATTTCTTTCCGAGCCTATCAAGGATGGGACTACTGGAACAGTTATAGTTCTCACAACTCCAGATGCCCAGCGAACAATGCTTGCATATCAG GGCACATCTTCAACTGTTAACTATGATGCATCCTTGGCTAGTGCAGTTTCCAAGACCAACATACTTATTGTTGAAGGGTATTTATTTGAACTTCCTGATACTATTAAAACAATAACTAAAGCATGTGAAAATGCTCGGAGGAATGGTGCCTTGGTTGCAATAACAGCTTCAGATGTTTCCTGCATTGAGAGACACTTTGATGATTTTTG GGAAATTATTGGGAACAGTGTTGATTTAGTCTTTGCAAATGGTGATGAGGCCAGAGCTCTTTGTAACTTTGAAGCAAAGGAAAGTGCTGCTTCAGCTGCAAGGTATCTGAGCCACTTTGTTCCTCTGGTATCCGTTACAGATGGTCCTAGAGGCTCTTACATAGGTGTAAAAGGAGAAGCCGTATATATCCCTCCTTCTCCATGTGTTCCAGTGGATACTTGTGGTGCTGGTGATGCATATGCATCTGGTATTCTATATGGTCTTTTAAGAGGCATATCAGATTTGAGAGGTATAGGCACATTAGCAGCTAATGTTGCTTCTACTGTTGTTGGACAACAGGGAACACGCCTGAGAATTTCAGATGCAGTCAAATTGGCTGAATCTTTCGAATTTCAACTCGATTCCTCTTCGGTTGGCACTGATCATATTTCCAGCGTCTAA
- the LOC106779387 gene encoding uncharacterized protein LOC106779387 isoform X2, with translation MSLSLLPVYSSPHLSSSLFFPTPHLSLLCLPKFSNAPTPQFILCCRRNASFSARCGPGVPDGAQYDSGVEEDERPMKASCDDEEEEEGQETLSSLVLPERWDVLGLGQAMVDFSGMVDDNFLKNLGLEKGTRKVVNHEERGRVLQAMDGCSYKAAAGGSLSNTLVALARLGSRSLKVPAVSVAMTGSVGSDLLGGFYREKLRRANVQFLSEPIKDGTTGTVIVLTTPDAQRTMLAYQGTSSTVNYDASLASAVSKTNILIVEGYLFELPDTIKTITKACENARRNGALVAITASDVSCIERHFDDFWEIIGNSVDLVFANGDEARALCNFEAKESAASAARYLSHFVPLVSVTDGPRGSYIGVKGEAVYIPPSPCVPVDTCGAGDAYASGNTPENFRCSQIG, from the exons ATGTCTCTCTCTTTGCTTCCTGTCTACTCTTCACCTCATCTCTCCTcctctcttttctttcctaCACCACACCTTTCTCTCCTTTGTCTCCCAAAATTCTCAAATGCCCCAACTCCCCAATTTATTCTATGCTGCCGAAGGAACGCTTCATTTTCCGCCCGATGTGGGCCTGGAGTCCCCGATGGTGCTCAATATGACAGTGGTGTTGAAGAAGACGAGCGACCCATGAAGGCTAGCTGCgatgacgaagaagaagaagaaggccAAGAGACTCTTAGCTCCTTAGTTTTGCCCGAAAGATGGGATGTCTTGGGTCTCGGTCAAGCCATG GTGGACTTCTCTGGCATGGTCGATGATAATTTTCTGAAGAATTTGGGGTTGGAGAAGGGAACACGGAAAGTGGTAAATCATGAGGAAAGAGGTAGAGTTTTACAGGCTATGGATGGGTGTAGCTATAAAGCTGCGGCAGGTGGATCTCTCTCTAATACCTTAGTTGCCCTTGCAAGGCTTGGAAGTCGCTCCCTCAAAGTTCCTGCTGTAAGTGTGGCAATGACCGGTAGTGTAGGGAGTGATCTGTTGGGGGGTTTCTACAG GGAAAAATTGCGCCGAGCAAATGTGCAATTTCTTTCCGAGCCTATCAAGGATGGGACTACTGGAACAGTTATAGTTCTCACAACTCCAGATGCCCAGCGAACAATGCTTGCATATCAG GGCACATCTTCAACTGTTAACTATGATGCATCCTTGGCTAGTGCAGTTTCCAAGACCAACATACTTATTGTTGAAGGGTATTTATTTGAACTTCCTGATACTATTAAAACAATAACTAAAGCATGTGAAAATGCTCGGAGGAATGGTGCCTTGGTTGCAATAACAGCTTCAGATGTTTCCTGCATTGAGAGACACTTTGATGATTTTTG GGAAATTATTGGGAACAGTGTTGATTTAGTCTTTGCAAATGGTGATGAGGCCAGAGCTCTTTGTAACTTTGAAGCAAAGGAAAGTGCTGCTTCAGCTGCAAGGTATCTGAGCCACTTTGTTCCTCTGGTATCCGTTACAGATGGTCCTAGAGGCTCTTACATAGGTGTAAAAGGAGAAGCCGTATATATCCCTCCTTCTCCATGTGTTCCAGTGGATACTTGTGGTGCTGGTGATGCATATGCATCTG GGAACACGCCTGAGAATTTCAGATGCAGTCAAATTGGCTGA
- the LOC106779568 gene encoding uncharacterized protein LOC106779568 isoform X1 — protein sequence MYLKKPLWSETTEKGDGSATIEDDGVVSEVGKSLQQQRVYREVTLALRTGLRDARAEFSFLRVRALRSILKFLRSVAEAESTIDLFNQTQCVPQLQVVPVLFQHSLKESGDDYNESKVGDLSHIFGVEPMKVTSPSTDAEVALALRVLEGCCLLHPESTILAHQNNAIQVLMNILSTRGVLEQGACLDALISLMVDSSSNQMDFEKCNGIMEVADLLRDKQVDENLRLKCGEFLLLLIGHVNGRDSPPLATIHEDTRRLLGEKSASLIWAASQFGSTLDPEQRLTALQIQARRVLESLDLY from the exons ATGTACCTGAAGAAGCCGTTGTGGAGTGAAACAACAGAGAAAGGGGACGGAAGTGCAACGATAGAGGATGACGGTGTTGTGAGCGAAGTCGGAAAGTCGCTGCAGCAGCAGAGAGTGTATAGAGAAGTCACTCTCGCCCTCAGAACGGGGCTCAGAGATGCACGTGCTGAATTCTCCTTTCTCCGTGTTCGAGCTCTCCGTTCCATTCTCAAGTTCCTCCGTTCCGTTGCGGAGGCTGAATCAACAATTGACCTCTTTAATCAAACCCAATGCGTTCCCCAACTCCAAG TGGTTCCGGTTTTGTTTCAGCACTCGCTCAAAGAGAGTGGGGATGATTACAATGAGAGTAAGGTAGGTGACTTGAGCCATATATTTGGTGTGGAACCAATGAAGGTGACGAGTCCATCTACTGATGCTGAAGTTGCGCTTGCTCTTAGAGTCTTGGAAGGGTGTTGTTTGCTTCATCCAGAGAGTACAATACTTGCCCATCAAAACAATGCCATTCAG GttttaatgaatatattatCCACTCGTGGAGTATTGGAGCAAGGTGCCTGCTTAGATGCTTTAATCTCGTTGATGGTGGATTCATCATCCAATCAAATG GATTTCGAGAAATGTAATGGTATTATGGAAGTTGCTGACCTTCTAAGAGACAAACAAGTGGATGAAAATCTCAG GTTAAAATGTGGAGAGTTTTTGCTGCTTCTCATTGGACATGTGAATGGAAGAGATTCGCCTCCTTTGGCAACTATACATGAAGATACAAGGCGTCTTCTGGGGGAGAAATCAGCCTCCTTGATATGGGCAGCCAGTCAGTTTGGCTCAACACTGGATCCAGAGCAGAGACTAACAGCCCTCCAGATCCAGGCTCGAAGGGTCCTTGAATCGTTAGACTTGTACTGA
- the LOC106779568 gene encoding uncharacterized protein LOC106779568 isoform X2 — MYLKKPLWSETTEKGDGSATIEDDGVVSEVGKSLQQQRVYREVTLALRTGLRDARAEFSFLRVRALRSILKFLRSVAEAESTIDLFNQTQCVPQLQVVPVLFQHSLKESGDDYNESKVGDLSHIFGVEPMKVTSPSTDAEVALALRVLEGCCLLHPESTILAHQNNAIQVLMNILSTRGVLEQGACLDALISLMVDSSSNQMDFEKCNGIMEVADLLRDKQVDENLRLKCGEFLLLLTGHVNGRDSAPLASIHEDTRRLLGEKTASLIWAASQFDPTLGPEERLTFLQNQARRVLESLDLD; from the exons ATGTACCTGAAGAAGCCGTTGTGGAGTGAAACAACAGAGAAAGGGGACGGAAGTGCAACGATAGAGGATGACGGTGTTGTGAGCGAAGTCGGAAAGTCGCTGCAGCAGCAGAGAGTGTATAGAGAAGTCACTCTCGCCCTCAGAACGGGGCTCAGAGATGCACGTGCTGAATTCTCCTTTCTCCGTGTTCGAGCTCTCCGTTCCATTCTCAAGTTCCTCCGTTCCGTTGCGGAGGCTGAATCAACAATTGACCTCTTTAATCAAACCCAATGCGTTCCCCAACTCCAAG TGGTTCCGGTTTTGTTTCAGCACTCGCTCAAAGAGAGTGGGGATGATTACAATGAGAGTAAGGTAGGTGACTTGAGCCATATATTTGGTGTGGAACCAATGAAGGTGACGAGTCCATCTACTGATGCTGAAGTTGCGCTTGCTCTTAGAGTCTTGGAAGGGTGTTGTTTGCTTCATCCAGAGAGTACAATACTTGCCCATCAAAACAATGCCATTCAG GttttaatgaatatattatCCACTCGTGGAGTATTGGAGCAAGGTGCCTGCTTAGATGCTTTAATCTCGTTGATGGTGGATTCATCATCCAATCAAATG GATTTCGAGAAATGTAATGGTATTATGGAAGTTGCTGACCTTCTAAGAGACAAACAAGTGGATGAAAATCTCAG GTTAAAATGTGGAGAGTTTTTGCTGCTACTCACTGGACATGTGAATGGTAGAGATTCGGCTCCTTTGGCAAGTATACATGAAGATACAAGGCGTCTTCTGGGTGAGAAAACAGCCTCGTTGATATGGGCAGCCAGTCAGTTTGACCCAACACTAGGACCTGAGGAGAGACTAACATTCCTCCAGAACCAGGCTCGCAGGGTCCTTGAATCATTAGACTTGGACTGA
- the LOC106778145 gene encoding uncharacterized protein LOC106778145 → MNSLLASSHASSPLLPLFRHSSKTFRQPHFHSLHFVSSNSNFSSMVVTRCSSAPSHSGSNPSQQPLLNDQTFHTEVTTPQTPSFLSPLPKLTSSDQAFFLLAFIASTTSVAFASLVFAAVPALFAIRNAAISLSKLADTAREELPSTMTAIRLSGMEISDLTLELSDLSQEVADGVNASAQVVQAAEAKLRQFSSMARQQTESMIQERASLPIISLQPAVAGAAKKTTRAVGRATKSLFNIISGRQGTTEYDDDRAYD, encoded by the exons ATGAATTCTCTTCTTGCAAGCTCGCATGCTTCTTCTCCATTGCTCCCTCTCTTCCGACACTCTTCCAAAACTTTCAGACAACCCCATTTCCATTCTCTTCATTTCGTCTCTTCCAACTCCAATTTTTCTTCCATGGTTGTCACACGTTGCTCCTCTGCACCGTCACACAGTGGATCCAACCCATCTCAACAACCCCTTCTCAACGACCAAACCTTCCACACCGAAGTAACAACTCCTCAAACCCCTTCGTTTCTTTCGCCTTTACCCAAACTCACTTCTTCTGACCAAGCCTTCTTTCTCCTCGCATTCATCGCTTCTACG ACCTCAGTGGCATTCGCTAGCCTTGTTTTTGCTGCCGTTCCCGCCCTATTT GCGATAAGAAATGCTGCAATATCCCTTTCAAAGCTGGCTGATACAGCTCGTGAGGAGCTCCCTAGTACCATGACTGCTATTAGGCTTTCTGGGATGGAAATAAGTGATCTAACTCTAGAACTAAGTGATCTAAG CCAGGAAGTAGCAGATGGAGTCAACGCGTCAGCTCAAGTTGTGCAAGCAGCAGAAGCTAAACTCCGACAATTTAGTTCAATGGCACGACAACAAACCGAGT CCATGATCCAAGAGAGGGCGAGTTTGCCCATAATTTCTTTGCAACCTGCTGTTGCTGGAGCTGCTAAAAAGACTACTAGAGCTGTTGGCCGAGCCACAAAGAGCTTGTTCAATATCATTTCAGGAAGGCAAGGCACAACAGAATATGATGATGACAGAGCTTACGACTGA